The following are from one region of the Carnobacterium gallinarum DSM 4847 genome:
- the rplM gene encoding 50S ribosomal protein L13 yields the protein MRTTYMAKPNEVERKWYVVDATDIPLGRLSTTVATILRGKNKPTFTPNVDTGDFVIVINADKIKLTGKKATDKIYYHHSGFQGGLKQVSAGELRANNSRKLIELSVKGMLPKNTLGRKQFMKLNVYGGSEHEHQAQKPEVLDITNLI from the coding sequence GTGCGTACAACTTATATGGCTAAACCAAACGAAGTAGAACGTAAATGGTACGTAGTAGATGCAACAGATATTCCATTGGGACGTCTTTCAACTACTGTAGCAACCATCTTACGAGGCAAAAATAAACCAACTTTCACACCTAATGTAGATACAGGTGATTTCGTGATTGTAATTAATGCTGACAAAATTAAATTAACAGGTAAAAAAGCAACTGATAAAATTTATTATCACCATAGTGGATTCCAAGGTGGTTTGAAACAAGTATCAGCTGGTGAATTACGTGCAAACAATTCTCGTAAATTAATCGAATTGTCTGTAAAAGGTATGCTTCCAAAGAATACTTTAGGACGTAAACAATTTATGAAATTAAATGTTTATGGTGGTTCTGAACATGAACACCAAGCACAAAAACCAGAAGTATTGGATATTACAAACCTAATTTAA
- the rpsI gene encoding 30S ribosomal protein S9, producing MAQVQYTGTGRRKNSTARVRLVPGTGKIIMNKKDIVEYIPFPYLHEVVKQPLATTETLGSYDIYVNVNGGGFTGQAGAARHGIARALLQVDPDFRAPLKAAGLLTRDPRMKERKKPGLKKARKASQFSKR from the coding sequence TTGGCACAAGTACAATATACCGGCACAGGCCGTCGTAAAAACTCAACTGCTCGCGTACGTTTAGTACCCGGAACAGGTAAAATTATCATGAATAAAAAAGACATCGTTGAATACATTCCGTTTCCATATTTACACGAGGTAGTTAAACAACCTCTTGCAACTACAGAAACTTTAGGTAGCTACGATATCTATGTTAACGTTAATGGTGGAGGATTCACTGGACAAGCAGGAGCTGCTCGTCACGGAATCGCTCGTGCATTATTACAAGTTGACCCAGACTTCCGTGCTCCTCTTAAAGCAGCTGGATTATTAACACGTGACCCTCGTATGAAGGAACGTAAAAAACCAGGTCTTAAGAAAGCCCGTAAAGCTTCACAATTCTCTAAGCGTTAA
- a CDS encoding tyrosine-type recombinase/integrase yields the protein MAITKMNSGNYKVEVFYPKEVREILGVTSQRFRKTYDSKKEALQAEKDILKKIEKVQIEKHERAFELKANMSFKDFYELVWLDMYCNGSSGRNRTIPAEQTILNTKDLFRLHILPMFGSYSLLELNTNKDLVLRKLNAKAQKYANIKTVKSYVNQLFDIAELLDYIEYNRIAKIIRYVGDPLKQRRKMERILKGESLTAEQLLDWIQAIQQDFNDKLLTFQDFVLFTLTLNLGDRKSESYALQWKHIDLEKETILLVQSKDKMGNLTPTKGRKNTKFHLPASLIELLTKWKNEQAQDLLKIGIKQNSEQFLFTCTNRKGDINVPVHMDYLNYRINSVERRHNYLVHATPHKLRHTFSTLAYEGGATMEQISRALTHSDTKTTEIYVNTPNIVDLSTYEKFEQRLQEAKKAN from the coding sequence ATGGCAATCACAAAAATGAATAGTGGAAATTACAAAGTTGAGGTGTTTTATCCTAAAGAAGTAAGAGAAATCCTTGGTGTTACTTCACAGAGATTCAGAAAAACATATGACTCTAAAAAAGAAGCTCTGCAAGCTGAAAAAGACATTCTTAAAAAGATTGAAAAGGTTCAGATTGAAAAACATGAACGAGCTTTTGAATTAAAAGCAAATATGTCTTTTAAGGACTTTTACGAGCTAGTTTGGTTAGATATGTATTGTAACGGTTCTAGTGGTAGAAATCGAACCATTCCAGCAGAACAAACGATTCTCAATACAAAAGACCTATTCCGCTTGCATATTCTCCCAATGTTCGGCAGTTACTCTCTCCTAGAGTTAAATACAAACAAAGATTTAGTTCTACGTAAATTAAATGCTAAAGCTCAAAAGTATGCAAATATCAAAACAGTTAAAAGTTATGTAAACCAGCTATTTGATATTGCAGAACTTCTTGATTACATTGAATATAACCGTATCGCTAAAATTATTCGTTATGTAGGAGACCCATTAAAACAGCGTAGAAAAATGGAAAGAATTTTAAAAGGAGAATCTTTAACAGCAGAACAGCTTCTCGATTGGATTCAAGCTATCCAACAAGATTTTAATGACAAGCTTCTTACATTCCAAGATTTTGTTCTATTTACTTTAACGCTAAATTTAGGTGACCGAAAAAGTGAAAGTTATGCTTTGCAGTGGAAACATATTGATTTAGAAAAAGAGACCATTCTTTTAGTTCAGAGTAAAGATAAGATGGGGAATTTAACTCCTACTAAAGGTAGAAAAAACACTAAGTTCCATCTACCTGCTTCACTAATTGAGCTACTAACTAAATGGAAAAATGAACAAGCTCAAGACCTGTTAAAAATTGGAATAAAGCAGAATTCTGAACAGTTTCTCTTTACCTGTACTAACCGAAAAGGAGATATCAACGTTCCTGTGCATATGGACTATCTCAACTATCGTATTAACTCAGTTGAACGTCGACATAACTATTTGGTTCACGCAACACCTCATAAGCTACGACATACATTCAGCACCTTAGCATATGAAGGTGGTGCCACAATGGAACAAATTTCCAGAGCCTTGACCCATTCTGATACCAAGACAACAGAAATTTATGTAAATACACCAAATATTGTTGATTTGTCCACTTATGAAAAATTTGAACAACGATTACAAGAAGCAAAAAAAGCAAATTAA
- a CDS encoding helix-turn-helix transcriptional regulator — protein sequence MNELTILLSDTQKQRLQESIHQLLENEVTQFQIDLGLNKRYLKKNQLCQYLNLSNNTIDKLITEGLPRININGVILYDKQEIDKWLKKHVQSS from the coding sequence ATGAACGAACTCACTATTTTACTGTCTGACACTCAAAAACAAAGGTTACAGGAAAGTATTCATCAGTTATTAGAGAATGAAGTCACGCAATTTCAAATCGATTTAGGACTAAATAAACGCTATCTTAAAAAGAATCAATTGTGCCAATATCTGAACCTTTCCAACAATACGATTGATAAACTAATTACAGAAGGACTTCCCCGTATTAACATTAATGGGGTCATACTTTATGACAAGCAAGAAATTGACAAGTGGTTAAAAAAACATGTTCAATCAAGTTAA
- a CDS encoding rolling circle replication-associated protein, with translation MLHGYNQKIIETPTYIEIWEYEQPILSKRKKDNVEKKETPDWLKNTKYTFDELTAQGQYDSLKRKQKHYKNQRFAVARLIDTNFDNQTKFLTLTFKENITDIAYTNSEFKKFMKRLNYQLYKTKKSQIKYLATWEKQKRGAIHYHIILFGFPYLPHSQLVNIWGHGIIGINRIDVDSAENRGRYVSKYFDKDLELKEHKKKAFFKSQNLTQPIEIKRLTNQPYEIDKQEILFTNNYVRKSPIFFQTWDEQGIPHKEIGFEERNVRYTKIKKHGGTHT, from the coding sequence TTGCTACATGGATACAATCAAAAAATCATTGAAACACCTACGTATATTGAAATTTGGGAATATGAACAACCTATACTATCAAAAAGAAAAAAAGACAACGTTGAAAAGAAAGAAACGCCTGATTGGCTGAAAAATACCAAATACACATTTGATGAATTAACTGCACAAGGACAATATGATAGCCTAAAGAGAAAGCAAAAACACTATAAAAACCAACGCTTTGCCGTTGCCAGACTAATTGATACTAACTTTGATAACCAAACGAAATTCTTAACCCTAACCTTTAAAGAAAACATAACAGACATAGCCTATACAAATAGTGAGTTCAAAAAATTTATGAAACGGTTAAACTACCAACTATACAAAACTAAGAAATCCCAAATTAAATATCTAGCTACGTGGGAAAAACAAAAACGTGGTGCTATCCATTATCATATTATTTTATTCGGATTCCCTTACCTTCCTCACTCTCAACTTGTAAATATCTGGGGACATGGAATCATAGGGATTAACCGAATTGATGTGGACAGCGCTGAAAATAGAGGGCGATATGTAAGCAAGTATTTCGATAAAGATTTAGAGCTAAAGGAACATAAGAAAAAAGCGTTCTTCAAATCTCAAAATCTAACGCAACCTATTGAAATCAAAAGACTAACAAATCAACCTTATGAGATAGACAAGCAAGAAATACTATTTACAAACAACTATGTACGAAAAAGTCCTATCTTCTTTCAAACTTGGGATGAACAAGGTATTCCACACAAAGAAATAGGCTTTGAAGAACGAAACGTTCGCTATACAAAAATCAAAAAACATGGAGGAACACATACATGA
- a CDS encoding helix-turn-helix domain-containing protein has protein sequence MFELLKPNKEKVGNRLRMVKDELGLSFTEYGNRLGLIKPTINSYVRGYSLAPLEVVKKVSKLSNKPVGWFYFGELEEYIQDYLVLKGHQVLLNDHPDVPAEIKKEFLTGSFKNPGWENEVGYPVEEFMDDCFAEIHQKLLREHIQELSLMYLKKNAELDEVKRLDASIFITSEMMGYYEATRDFDYGDTDKMMASIQNFYESNLKGEDLSFDDGYLVGKLINILADSNKTEQLISSLSGELTGKKFSNAFGGDELISTFQSLRPELLKIYAEKTYEDYYDWFEK, from the coding sequence ATGTTTGAATTGCTGAAACCAAATAAGGAAAAAGTTGGAAATCGCTTAAGAATGGTAAAAGATGAATTAGGTTTGTCTTTTACAGAGTATGGAAATAGATTAGGCTTGATTAAACCAACCATTAATTCATATGTACGAGGATATTCTCTAGCGCCATTGGAAGTAGTTAAGAAGGTTTCTAAACTTAGCAATAAACCAGTAGGATGGTTTTATTTTGGTGAACTTGAAGAGTATATCCAAGATTATTTAGTATTAAAAGGACATCAAGTATTACTTAATGACCATCCAGATGTACCAGCGGAAATCAAAAAGGAATTTTTAACGGGTAGCTTCAAAAATCCTGGTTGGGAAAATGAAGTAGGTTATCCAGTTGAGGAATTTATGGATGATTGTTTTGCGGAGATTCACCAGAAGCTATTAAGAGAACATATTCAAGAATTATCCTTAATGTATCTTAAAAAGAATGCTGAACTAGATGAAGTAAAGAGATTGGATGCCAGTATTTTTATTACATCAGAAATGATGGGTTATTATGAAGCAACAAGAGATTTTGACTATGGCGATACAGATAAAATGATGGCTTCTATACAGAATTTCTATGAGAGTAATCTAAAGGGGGAGGATCTCTCTTTTGATGATGGTTATCTCGTTGGAAAATTAATCAATATCCTTGCAGATAGTAATAAGACAGAACAACTGATTTCAAGTTTGTCTGGCGAATTAACAGGGAAAAAATTCTCGAATGCTTTTGGAGGAGACGAGTTAATAAGTACTTTTCAATCTTTACGACCAGAGTTGTTAAAGATATATGCAGAGAAAACCTACGAAGATTATTATGACTGGTTTGAAAAATAA
- a CDS encoding helix-turn-helix domain-containing protein, whose translation MLEDTHDRKVEILINNLLAERKMSLRELARLSGIEPSNLSNLANGKRERIYLEHIERIADALEIDDISKILRLK comes from the coding sequence ATGTTGGAAGATACTCATGATAGAAAAGTGGAAATACTGATTAATAATTTATTGGCAGAACGTAAGATGTCTTTGAGAGAACTTGCACGTTTGTCAGGAATTGAGCCATCTAATTTAAGTAATCTTGCAAATGGTAAAAGAGAACGAATTTATTTGGAGCATATTGAAAGAATTGCGGATGCGCTGGAGATTGATGATATATCAAAGATTCTAAGACTTAAGTAG
- a CDS encoding T7SS effector LXG polymorphic toxin has translation MGLVYSSSESAELIQVLTSNLASGKEATNQLKAGSQQVVAAVDSHTLAGAAYTAGKGLFSDLIIPTITRATTACESIEQELQQYNSADQSISSEGYLDEDILTQQIATKKAMKASVNFASNVAKTAVRSNPVAAILDALLDFQRNLTHMSENIQDDIDQLNKKLEKLYNFSSQTNGLFSNSLNDMKIVMQGILVLDGTIVNNDGTYTLPIGADKSWFTTLQDGTKVKNMTQKQTYIQSLQEQFGFDETTAKQIYKIKEGLDKKFPELSQKERDYLFTRILGEFSYSDGIKNVLMWNNTAGGLGVYFYDEIKHYTGEILKSPKDLKAILSDLGLSEREYNELYYNLGLQHILSAGNVTADKLNPEAYANAKKNYEIAYGKISVEKFTQFWNQKLSDFNNKGDFTHQSITTATILDENLRLANMSGVVTGRFDSKAVDELAGWRGDTTKVPAEKPSIGNDDYKADLDAINITQRMTKKNVSYAQASNDYYNELANGQTNRAKEFKDNSGYDYVKNEILDDLAPKYEYTVGDTKYQTKYEERPDAYHANTKRNLTEQEKLNYMKEHYPASYNFIESLKNNENEYTNYADKGS, from the coding sequence TTGGGATTAGTTTATTCAAGTAGTGAGTCCGCCGAATTAATTCAAGTATTAACAAGTAATTTGGCAAGTGGAAAAGAAGCGACCAATCAATTAAAGGCAGGAAGCCAACAAGTGGTCGCTGCAGTAGATAGCCATACATTAGCCGGAGCTGCCTATACTGCTGGAAAAGGACTGTTTAGTGATTTGATTATTCCAACGATTACACGGGCAACTACTGCTTGTGAATCAATAGAACAAGAACTCCAACAATATAATTCAGCTGATCAAAGCATTTCGAGCGAAGGTTATTTGGATGAAGATATTTTAACGCAACAAATTGCTACAAAAAAAGCTATGAAGGCGTCAGTTAATTTTGCTTCAAATGTGGCAAAAACAGCAGTCAGAAGTAATCCTGTGGCAGCCATACTAGATGCGTTGCTTGACTTTCAACGTAATTTAACTCATATGTCTGAAAATATTCAAGATGATATTGACCAATTGAACAAGAAATTAGAAAAGTTGTATAACTTTTCTTCGCAAACAAATGGATTGTTTAGTAACAGTCTAAATGATATGAAGATAGTGATGCAAGGTATTCTAGTATTAGATGGAACAATCGTAAATAATGATGGAACATATACATTGCCTATTGGGGCAGATAAAAGCTGGTTTACGACGCTACAAGACGGAACAAAAGTGAAAAATATGACACAAAAGCAAACTTATATTCAATCATTACAAGAACAATTTGGGTTTGACGAAACGACCGCTAAGCAAATTTATAAAATAAAGGAAGGGTTAGATAAAAAGTTTCCTGAATTATCTCAGAAAGAAAGAGATTATTTGTTTACAAGAATTCTTGGAGAATTTAGTTATAGCGACGGCATTAAAAATGTGCTGATGTGGAATAATACAGCAGGTGGATTAGGTGTATATTTCTACGATGAAATTAAACACTATACAGGAGAAATACTAAAATCACCTAAAGATTTAAAAGCCATATTATCTGATTTAGGCCTTTCTGAAAGGGAATACAATGAATTGTATTATAACTTGGGACTACAGCATATATTATCAGCTGGTAATGTAACAGCCGATAAATTAAATCCGGAAGCATATGCAAATGCTAAAAAAAATTATGAAATAGCATATGGTAAAATTAGTGTTGAAAAGTTTACTCAATTTTGGAATCAAAAATTAAGTGATTTTAACAATAAGGGAGATTTTACTCACCAATCCATTACGACTGCAACAATACTTGATGAGAATTTACGCTTAGCTAATATGAGCGGCGTTGTGACGGGACGATTCGACTCAAAAGCTGTAGATGAACTCGCTGGTTGGAGAGGAGACACAACTAAAGTTCCAGCAGAAAAGCCAAGTATTGGTAACGATGACTATAAAGCAGACTTAGATGCAATAAATATTACACAAAGAATGACTAAAAAAAATGTAAGTTATGCCCAAGCATCGAATGACTATTACAATGAGCTGGCTAATGGTCAGACGAATCGTGCGAAGGAATTCAAAGACAACTCTGGTTATGATTATGTAAAGAATGAAATTCTGGATGACTTAGCGCCTAAATACGAATATACTGTTGGAGATACAAAGTACCAAACGAAATATGAAGAGCGACCAGATGCGTATCATGCAAATACTAAACGAAATCTTACTGAACAAGAGAAATTGAATTACATGAAAGAGCATTATCCTGCTTCGTATAACTTCATTGAAAGCTTGAAGAATAATGAGAATGAGTATACAAATTATGCTGACAAAGGAAGTTAA